The proteins below are encoded in one region of Mycobacterium pseudokansasii:
- a CDS encoding ABC transporter substrate-binding protein: MSIRRRQLVVAVTAAVGLAACDVSGRPPDDKRVLRVGAAFPDPPFNGMPTGGGFDIDLMTEIAGALGTEVSFIRYDGADFNGIFGALNSGDYDCVAAGTTVTPEREKQAAFVAPYLISGQSLAVDTARLPSVHSIDDLSGLTIGVQQGNTSQPIANRLVAEGRAGAVRVYDYGAVRSAITDLTTGGCDAFMKLAPVLTELVKPVQGVEVVQRTGISVEKIAIAVPKTDHDLLERITAAQATLEANGTLPRLRQRWLGNPNAYQA; the protein is encoded by the coding sequence ATGTCGATACGAAGGCGACAGCTGGTGGTGGCCGTCACGGCTGCCGTCGGATTAGCGGCATGCGACGTCTCGGGCAGGCCGCCCGACGATAAGCGGGTCCTACGAGTGGGAGCGGCTTTTCCTGATCCGCCCTTCAACGGCATGCCTACAGGTGGCGGTTTCGACATCGACCTGATGACCGAGATTGCCGGAGCCCTCGGCACTGAGGTCAGCTTCATTCGCTACGACGGCGCCGATTTCAACGGCATCTTCGGCGCGCTCAACAGCGGTGACTACGACTGCGTCGCAGCCGGAACCACCGTGACACCCGAACGTGAGAAGCAAGCGGCATTCGTTGCGCCATACCTGATCTCGGGGCAATCACTGGCCGTCGACACCGCCCGGCTGCCCAGCGTGCACTCCATTGACGACCTGTCTGGACTGACAATCGGCGTCCAGCAGGGCAACACCAGCCAGCCAATCGCGAATCGCCTGGTCGCCGAAGGCCGAGCCGGCGCCGTACGGGTCTACGACTACGGCGCTGTCCGTTCAGCGATAACCGACTTGACCACAGGCGGCTGCGACGCCTTCATGAAGCTGGCGCCGGTGCTGACCGAGTTGGTCAAGCCGGTGCAAGGCGTGGAGGTCGTCCAGCGCACGGGCATATCGGTAGAAAAGATCGCGATCGCGGTCCCTAAGACAGACCACGACCTTCTTGAGCGGATCACCGCCGCACAGGCCACGCTAGAGGCGAACGGCACCCTGCCACGACTCCGGCAGCGATGGCTCGGCAATCCCAATGCGTACCAAGCTTAG
- the purQ gene encoding phosphoribosylformylglycinamidine synthase subunit PurQ: MTARIGVITFPGTLDDVDAARAVRLVGAEAVSLWHADADLQGVDAVVVPGGFSYGDYLRAGAIASFAPVMGEVVAAAAGGMPVLGICNGFQVLCEAGLLPGALTRNVGLHFVCRDVWLRVASTSTAWTSRFEPGVDVLVPLKSGEGRYVAPEAVLDELEGEGRVVFRYHDNVNGSLRDIAGISSANGRVVGLMPHPEHAIEALTGPSDDGLGLFYSVLDAVLVA; this comes from the coding sequence GTGACAGCTCGCATCGGGGTTATCACGTTTCCGGGCACGCTCGACGACGTGGACGCTGCGCGCGCGGTACGGCTGGTGGGCGCCGAGGCGGTGAGTCTCTGGCACGCGGACGCCGACCTCCAGGGAGTCGACGCGGTCGTGGTTCCCGGTGGCTTCTCCTACGGCGATTATCTTCGCGCGGGTGCGATCGCCAGTTTCGCACCGGTGATGGGCGAAGTGGTGGCCGCTGCCGCTGGCGGTATGCCGGTTCTGGGTATTTGCAACGGATTTCAGGTGCTTTGTGAGGCCGGGCTGCTGCCCGGCGCCCTCACTCGCAATGTGGGTTTGCATTTCGTCTGTCGTGACGTGTGGCTGCGGGTCGCGTCGACGTCGACGGCCTGGACATCGCGTTTCGAACCGGGCGTCGACGTGCTGGTGCCGCTGAAATCCGGCGAGGGCCGTTATGTGGCACCCGAAGCGGTGCTGGACGAATTGGAAGGCGAGGGACGGGTGGTGTTTCGGTACCACGACAACGTCAACGGCTCACTGCGCGACATTGCCGGCATCAGCTCGGCCAACGGTCGGGTGGTCGGGTTGATGCCCCATCCCGAACACGCGATCGAGGCGTTGACCGGTCCGTCCGACGACGGTCTGGGCCTGTTCTATTCGGTTCTGGACGCGGTGCTGGTGGCCTGA
- the purS gene encoding phosphoribosylformylglycinamidine synthase subunit PurS: MARVVVHVMPKAEILDPQGQAIVGALGRLGHAGISDVRQGKRFELEVDDSVDDSTLAEIAESLLANTVIEDWTISRDPQ; this comes from the coding sequence GTGGCGCGGGTGGTCGTGCATGTCATGCCCAAGGCGGAGATTCTCGATCCGCAGGGTCAGGCAATCGTTGGCGCGTTGGGCCGGCTCGGTCATGCCGGAATCTCGGATGTGCGACAGGGCAAGAGGTTTGAGCTCGAGGTCGACGATTCCGTCGACGACTCCACGCTGGCCGAAATCGCCGAGTCGCTGCTGGCGAACACGGTAATCGAGGACTGGACGATCAGCCGGGACCCGCAGTGA
- a CDS encoding 6-pyruvoyl trahydropterin synthase family protein, giving the protein MPYTIKQTIRLEMGHRTWTHDMRTSRGGSELYTPELVANKCANLHGHTIFVSVTLSGDSLDEQYFLLDTDLLENAFRPILDEVDHAFVVDRKDPLYEDIAAVARKGGLKLCTVDFSPTFEALVRHFYDRLQSVIQEKGLADQLRIKEMKVLGEQTVEATYCGE; this is encoded by the coding sequence ATGCCGTATACGATCAAACAAACCATCCGTCTGGAAATGGGTCACCGCACCTGGACCCACGACATGCGCACCAGCAGAGGCGGTAGTGAGCTTTACACTCCCGAATTAGTGGCCAACAAATGTGCCAACCTGCACGGACATACGATCTTTGTCTCGGTGACCCTCAGCGGAGACAGTCTTGACGAGCAATACTTCCTCCTGGACACCGATCTACTCGAGAATGCCTTCCGGCCGATCCTCGACGAGGTCGACCACGCGTTCGTGGTGGACAGGAAGGACCCGCTGTACGAGGACATCGCCGCGGTGGCCCGCAAAGGCGGGCTCAAATTATGCACGGTGGACTTTTCGCCCACCTTCGAAGCGCTGGTACGGCACTTCTACGATCGCCTGCAATCAGTCATTCAGGAAAAGGGGTTGGCCGACCAGCTCCGAATCAAAGAAATGAAGGTCCTCGGCGAGCAGACGGTCGAGGCCACGTACTGCGGGGAATAG
- a CDS encoding 6-pyruvoyl trahydropterin synthase family protein — MGHTIEKTFRFDAGHRSLGFNYKKEETIHGHTWQLRLILEYGDQLDDMKTVFDTNELAVIVEPIISDLDHSFIIWDQDPIYDEFLKVCELADVADKVYTVDFNPTIEGLVEHIYERVNSQLRLSGCVLRRVELQCASTLKASYGLN, encoded by the coding sequence ATGGGCCATACGATCGAGAAGACTTTTAGGTTCGATGCGGGTCATCGGTCTCTGGGCTTCAACTACAAAAAAGAAGAGACCATCCACGGCCATACCTGGCAGCTAAGACTGATCCTTGAATATGGCGACCAGCTAGATGATATGAAGACCGTTTTCGATACCAATGAGCTGGCCGTCATAGTCGAGCCGATAATAAGCGATCTAGACCATTCCTTCATTATCTGGGACCAAGACCCGATATATGACGAGTTCCTCAAGGTCTGTGAGCTGGCGGACGTTGCGGACAAGGTGTATACGGTCGACTTCAACCCCACCATCGAGGGGCTCGTCGAGCACATCTATGAAAGGGTGAACAGCCAACTCAGGCTTTCGGGCTGCGTCTTGAGGCGGGTGGAACTCCAATGCGCGTCGACTCTCAAAGCCAGCTACGGACTCAATTAG